From Dermacentor albipictus isolate Rhodes 1998 colony chromosome 8, USDA_Dalb.pri_finalv2, whole genome shotgun sequence:
ATGACTTTTTTTCAGATTTTATGTCGCGATTTATTTGATTGCCTGCTCACTACGCTGTCGGTCAACATTCAGTGCTATCTACAAGTCGTCTATTTAGCGAGAAACTTAGGTTACTTGTGTACTTACTTACTTGCGTACTCATATTCGTGGAAAACATTAATATTTCATTTTATTCTTCATTTTATCAAGGCTTTGCTTGGCAGCATTGTCTGTCGGCTCCATGCGTTTTTGACCAGGTCCACTTCTAAGttgaatccatccatccatgtgtttttttttactgattaAAAATGAAGCACCTCCCTGCCACATCTCCTTCTATAGATCACAATTGGGGTTTGCATGCCTCCAACGTTTACGGATGTGACGCTGTCTGCGTCGTATTCGAGTGTCAGATTCAATTAGATTCGCTATCGTATCGTAGTCATTATTGCTCTCGACAGTGGCATAGCCAGGAagcgttcatttttttctttgtggggcgggcggggggagggggttgCAGGCTGGTGTTGTCGCACTCTGTCTTATGTCAGGTGCATTGGTAGAGATAAATTTCGGAAGCGAGGAGGGAGGGTGTGTCTGTTATGCCTGcctccaccccccctccccacctggCTAGGAGGCCCCTTGTTAGTGGGGGGTCCAGCCAGGGGCGTCGACCAGGGGTGTATTCTCCTCCCCCCGTAGCTAGGCCCCTGGTTAACCAGGGGTGTATTCTCCAGAGGCCTATTCCCGACTCGTATTCATTTGAAGtgagggagatagagagagagaaaaaaataaacgccatTCGTACACCGCTAACGAATAAATCACGTTTAATATAGGCAGCTTTATACACGGCTGTATTCCGCTCTCCTGAGCAAGTGTCCGAAACGTTTTTcgttaattatatatatatttttcatcgTTATAAGCTCGCGGAAACAGGTATTTCATTGTTTTCGAATCATTGTGTTTTACTTTTGTTCTGCACTGATCAAGTGTTTACATTTGTTTATCGACAGTTTTTCATTGCTGATGCCCAAACGCCGTTAATTACATGGGCCTGCGGACTCGTCAAGCCGCCTACTGGCAGCTTTTTTTTCCGTTGTCCTCCATCTGTGATGTACGTGGTGGAAATAAAGATGTGAACtgatttgaaaaagaaaacactttctTTTTCAACCGTTGTACAGGCGTATGCAAAAGAATCTCTGCATTCTCATATTTCGTTCTATTTCCTTTGCGTTATAACAAAGGGCAATGCGCCGGCGACGAGGAATAATGAGTGTGTTTTGACGCAGTATCTGTCCAGCTGCCACAAGCGAGCGTAAAGTCCGCATGAGCATTTTCAGCAACACGGCTGCATACAAGTGAAGCACAGGTGGGTTTTTTCCGTTTtcctttcattaaaaaaaaaagacttttgcATTCCTATCTGCGATTGCGTTGTGCTTCGTGAGCGTCCCGGAAAACCAGTCAGTGCTAACCATTTACGTCCCTACATAGATCGAACAGCGCACTTACTCACACATGCACGCGTAATCTCGCGGTATCTCGCACAGTTCTCGTTCGCGCGTCCTCAGTGTGTGCGAGAGAGCGAGGGACACTACTTCAAATGTATATACAAGTCAGACGCCTAGGCTGTATGCGAGGAATGCCGTTACAACGAAATTACCTGAATAACGAAGCACTTGAACTCTTGTTTCCGGTTGCATATATCGAAGATCTATAGAAGGCACAGCGCCTtggcaaccgcggttgaacgcgatTGGCTGGAACGCCACCGGCGTCACGCTCCACGCCCTTTGCAACCGCTGCGAGAGTACGCCGCGCCACCTTTTACGCTAACGGCTTTTACGCTAACGGCTTTACGCTAACGGCTTTACGCTAACGTTAACGCTCTTACTTTGCAttttaacgttaacgcttttacTTTGCTTTTACTTTGAATTGCACGTCTATATTGTTGTATATATTACTTATGTTATATttatgtatattatatatattgttGTTATAATATATTGTATTACTAGTGTTATATTGTTACTATAGTGGCTAAATGTGTACCGTGCGGAGCAAGTCTGATCTTTAACCTTCAATTATTTCTTATTGTAAATAATGGTCTTGGAATGTGGACCTTCATCGTTTTAAACTCAGTTTCCAAAAATGCAAtcgtttgcccccccccccccccccgtctttctttttttcgttgcatGCGTTCGAGTTTAAACGGAAGCTTTAATGTATACCTTGtgagctcctatctgaatacaatGAGGACGCTGAAATCGTTTTCCTTGGTACTGCACCGTGTATTGACGAGGTTTGGTACACTTAAAGGTTGAGGTATAACGGCAAACTGTAAGCAGTTAGGCGAGTGATAAATTTATAtagcacaaaaaaaattgaagtattGAGAATTGGGGAAAAATatataacaaacaaacaaacaaactgagGGATACATCAAGTTTACAGCTGTGTTAACTCAGAAATGATGTCACAGCTAGTCACGTAGGCTGCTCACGTATTGAAATATCCGAAGCGGACAAGCACCGATATGAAATAAACGACTTATTTTTGAGTGCGGACTTTTGCATAACCCCCACACGAGCGTTGTAACAGTTTACGTTTATACAGAACTGTGTATATATTTGCAGCAGATTCACAAATTTTCATACCTTCAGCTACAGTTCCTTTTTTTCGAACTTACCAGTCTTGGACAATTACCAATTACCAATTACCAGtcttggacacacacacacacatgtgtgtgtgtgtgtccaagaCTGGTAATTGGtcgtgtgtgtgcacacacacacacacacacggttgtgtgtgcacacacacacacacacacacacacacacacacacacacacacacacacacacacacacacacgcacgcacacgcacacgcacacacacacacacacacacacacacacacacacacacacacacacacacgcacacacacgcacacgcacagagagaAGCGGTATTTTGATTTAGGGCGTTACCTTATTCTTATTAGGTCTGTGATGGtaacgctggctaacactcctagggttctactagggcacataaatacccaagaaagtggatgggaaaacagcgtcgcggtagctcaattggtagagcatcgcacgcgaaatgcgaaggttgtgggttcggttcccacctgcggcaagttgttttttcatccactttaatttccattaatttattgtttcattacttcatttattaagcacaagtaatttcccctatgttgtccttggtgtcagtgtttgttggcttcttaaagctacttgcttataaatcattaatcaggccaaaacttgagtatgcatctgccatctggaatccacagcaagcttacctcatcgactcattagaagctgtgcaaaacagagCCGCCCGTTTCATTCACCGCTCATGCTCATCCTATATCAGTGTTTCATCTCTCAAGCTACAGTCCCAATTATGCAGTCTTTCCCTCCGTCGCCGTATTTCTAGcctgtgcctatttcacaaattttattattccCAGCTCAGACAGCAGCCATACATCAGCGCACCGCCATCACGCACGTCTCGCCGAATCGGTCATCCGCTGTAAGTCTCACTCCAACGTGCCCGTACGactacattttcccagtcattcttcctccgaacagcaagcgactggaacgaccttccccatgaaattgtagccatcacctgtccatcaaccttcctagaaaaagttacatcccacctgtcatcatgaaaaaaaagaatgttttactttctcacgttaaacccaccccttatgtttatgtaaaaccccctgcagggggtctttaaggaaataaaaatgaaatgaaaaaataaatatgactatatatatatatagcaacaaATATAATTCAAATCGGTGAAGCTCTTGTCgaatgcgttttacatgtatctggaTAGGGAAATCTGGGTGCGGGAAAGTTCTCTTTCTGTCCATTTAGGCATGCATAGCGATGCAGCCTCCATATGAACAAAACGTGACGTTTTAGATCTCGTGAAATGTGAAAGTTCATATTTTTGGTATATTTTCTGGTTCTCGTGGGGTGAATGAAGCAGACGAGGAGGTACGCATTGCCTCCGAGATTAAGCTAGTTACTGCCGCCAACCGCCGCAACAAACGATGGCGCAACAGCGAGACCCAATCTCTGAGGCCATTTATCGCGGCTTTGAGAAAGCGGTGTCCGCGCCGCTCTAGTACATGTTTCAGCACAGCTGTGGCTCAGGCCAGTACTGAAAGCCGTCGTAGCGCTTACTGCAGCTCATAAAAtagacagcaaaaaaagaaacgaaagttgAAATAACTATTCGTACCTGAACTTGTCGGCATGGGGAACATTTAGTTGTTCCGCCATGCATGACGTCACGCCTACCGCCCCCTCTCCTGCCCACCACACTTGTCGGTGTTGTTATGGTGTTGTTGATCTCCGTTTTTCAAGGTTTTCTTCCCCCGCTTCATGTCAGCCACCGTTCTCACCAAAAGCAAGTTCGTTGCTGCCTGCTGTAGCCGACTTCTCCAGCGTCTTGACGTGAGAAGCTTTCATCGTTTCATTGTCCTTTTTATATCTAGGTTAGAGATGCGATTGTCTCGCGTCTCATTCGGTCGGTTCGCTTGTAGTCGTatgaaggtagtggtagtagtagtggtagtagatGTAGTAGTACTAACCATTGCGTCATTAGTTTAGTGCCGTTTCTACAGCTGGTCGTCCGCGGACCGCGCAGGTACTGCGGCCAGGCCGACGCACGATGCAGATCAAAGTGCTCAAGGCGCTCGAGGACAACTACATGTATCTGCTGGTCGACGACGCGACCCGTGAGGCGGCAGTGGTCGATCCCGTCGAGCCGGCCAAGGTGCTCGACGAGGTGAAGAAGCTCGACGTCCGCCTCACCACGGTGCTCACGACGCACCACCACTGGGACCACTCGGGCGGCAACGAGAAGCTGCTCGAGCTGTCGCCCAAGCTGCGCGTCCTCGGCGGCGACGACCGGGTGCCGCGCCTGACGCAGCGCGTCACCGACAACCAGGAGCTACAGGTGGGCAAGCTGACGGTGCGGTGCCTGTTCACGCCGTGCCACACGTCGGGCCACGTCTGCTACTTCGTGCCGGCCGCCGACGGACAGCCGCCTGCGGTGTTCACAGGTAGTGCACGTAGTCGTAACACTCCCCGAACACCTATATAGTAGACTAGGTCGAGCCTTCTTGATAGTAGCGGATTGTAGTTGAACTAGTGGCTGTTCTTAGCTGTGGAACTAGAACACGGGGGCGACGAGACGTGAAGAGCGTGGGACGCACAGCGAGCGTTTGTACGGGCCCTCCTCTTCTGTGTCTCGTCGCCCCAGGGCTCTGGTTTCGTAGTGCGAAAACGTTCATAGCCGCACCCCTGTCGCACGCGCCACACTTAGTTCTCCGTGCGTTCGGCCCCCTGCGGAAATCACATGCGTGTGACATACCAATGACTGGCGCAGCGTTGTGTACAGGCAGGTCTAAAATGAGTACTCAACACACTGTGTTTGCAAAAGTTTGGCTACAGACCTTGTTGTGCAAGGAGCTTGGCATTTATGTTGTTTCTTTGCTCACTGGTACTGGATTGCTCCCCAGTACCGATTTGCTATTTTCTCTGACACCCATGCAGTGATCGTGAGCTTGGgtttgaaatttctttttcttcttttgccacAAGTATAGACTTACATGCCTGCAAAGCAGGCCGCACACTACTGTCTGCTGGTAAACTTGCCTACTGTGATAGAA
This genomic window contains:
- the tzn gene encoding hydroxyacylglutathione hydrolase, mitochondrial isoform X2 gives rise to the protein MQIKVLKALEDNYMYLLVDDATREAAVVDPVEPAKVLDEVKKLDVRLTTVLTTHHHWDHSGGNEKLLELSPKLRVLGGDDRVPRLTQRVTDNQELQVGKLTVRCLFTPCHTSGHVCYFVPAADGQPPAVFTGDTLFIAGCGKFFEGTADQMYKALVERLSKLPDSTRVFCGHEYTVNNLLFASTVEPDNESIKSKLAWARERRAKMEPTVPSTIAEERSFNPFMRVCEATVHKHAKLDDPVSTMAFLRKEKDHFRPAA
- the tzn gene encoding hydroxyacylglutathione hydrolase, mitochondrial isoform X1: MSATVLTKSKFVAACCSRLLQRLDVLRPGRRTMQIKVLKALEDNYMYLLVDDATREAAVVDPVEPAKVLDEVKKLDVRLTTVLTTHHHWDHSGGNEKLLELSPKLRVLGGDDRVPRLTQRVTDNQELQVGKLTVRCLFTPCHTSGHVCYFVPAADGQPPAVFTGDTLFIAGCGKFFEGTADQMYKALVERLSKLPDSTRVFCGHEYTVNNLLFASTVEPDNESIKSKLAWARERRAKMEPTVPSTIAEERSFNPFMRVCEATVHKHAKLDDPVSTMAFLRKEKDHFRPAA